One stretch of Candidatus Neomarinimicrobiota bacterium DNA includes these proteins:
- a CDS encoding DUF393 domain-containing protein — MLNPSRDVLLLDGDCGLCHRLARFMDPRLVPGADIAYRPIQSEEAQGLISTLPEWQQRAATVYLFRDGHSYVRSAAVIRCLFYMRWHWRVWFPLLWMIPLPIRDLVYRLVSRYRHLVFERPEVCTFRID; from the coding sequence ATGCTGAATCCCTCCCGCGATGTGCTTCTCCTCGATGGGGACTGCGGCCTCTGCCACAGACTCGCCCGGTTCATGGACCCTCGACTAGTACCCGGTGCCGACATCGCTTACAGGCCTATCCAGTCAGAGGAGGCCCAGGGCCTGATCTCAACGCTTCCAGAGTGGCAACAGCGGGCTGCTACGGTGTACCTGTTCAGGGACGGTCATTCCTATGTCAGGTCAGCTGCGGTGATACGATGTCTTTTCTACATGAGGTGGCACTGGAGGGTGTGGTTCCCGCTACTCTGGATGATACCACTGCCTATTCGCGACCTTGTGTATCGATTGGTATCCCGTTACCGACATCTAGTCTTCGAG